Proteins found in one Quercus robur chromosome 2, dhQueRobu3.1, whole genome shotgun sequence genomic segment:
- the LOC126714567 gene encoding actin-related protein 2, protein MDNRNVVVCDNGTGYVKCGFAGENFPTSVFPCVVGRPMLRYEESLVEQELKDIVVGESCADLRHQLDVSYPVSNGIVQNWEDMSHVWDHAFYNELKIDPTECKILLTDPPLNPSKNREKMVETMFEKYNFAGVFIQIQAVLTLYAQGLLTGLVIDSGDGVTHVVPVVDGYSFPHLTKRMNVAGRHITSYLVDLLSRRGYAMNRTADFESVREIKEKLCYISYDYKREYQLGLETTILVKNYTLPDGRVIKVGTERFQAPEALFTPELIDVEGDGMADMVFRCIQEMDIDNRMMLYQHIVLSGGSTMYPGLPSRLEKEILDRYLEVVLKGNKDGLKKLRLRIEDPPRRKHMVYLGGAVLAGIMKDAPEFWISREDYQEEGVACLSKCGQA, encoded by the exons atGGACAACAGAAACGTCGTCGTTTGTGACAATGGCACTGGG TATGTCAAATGCGGCTTTGCTGGAGAGAATTTCCCTACATCGGTATTCCCTTGTGTTGTGGGAAGGCCTATGCTTCGGTACGAAGAATCACTTGTGGAACAAGAGCTAAAG GATATTGTGGTTGGAGAATCTTGTGCAGACTTGCGGCATCAACTCGATGTATCTTATCCTGTCAGCAATGGTATCGTGCAAAACTGGGAAGATATGAGTCATGTGTGGGACCATGCATTTTACAATGAATTGAAA ATTGATCCAACAGAATGCAAGATTTTGCTTACAGACCCACCTCTTAATCCTTCAAAAAATCGTGAAAAAATG GTTGAGACCATGTTTGAGAAGTACAACTTTGCTGGCGTCTTCATCCAAATCCAAGCTGTTTTGACATTGTATGCTCAAG GTTTGCTAACTGGATTAGTTATTGACTCCGGTGATGGTGTTACTCATGTG GTTCCTGTAGTTGATGGCTACTCTTTCCCTCACCTTACAAAACGGATGAATGTAGCTGGTCGACATATAACATCATATCTGGTTGATTTGCTATCACGAAGAGG GTATGCAATGAATCGGACTGCAGATTTTGAGAGTGTTAGGGAAATTAAAGAGAAACTCTGCTATATAAG TTATGATTACAAAAGAGAGTATCAATTGGGCCTTGAGACCACTATCCTTGTTAAGAATTATACT CTGCCAGATGGAAGGGTCATTAAAGTTGGCACTGAACGTTTCCAGGCTCCTGAGGCTCTTTTCACTCCA GAACTCATAGATGTTGAAGGTGATGGGATGGCTGACATGGTATTTCGCTGCATTCAGGAGATGGATATTGACAATCGTATGATG CTTTACCAGCATATAGTCTTAAGTGGAGGGAGCACCATGTATCCTGGATTACCTAGTCG tttGGAGAAAGAAATACTGGATCGTTATCTTGAAGTTGTTCTGAAGGGAAACAAAGATGGGTTGAAG AAACTGCGATTGCGGATCGAGGACCCTCCACGAAGAAAGCATATGGTGTATCTAGGAGGTGCAGTCCTCGCAGGAATTATGAAG GATGCACCTGAGTTTTGGATTAGCAGGGAAGATTATCAAGAAGAAGGAGTTGCTTGTCTAAGCAAATGTGGCCAGGCATGA